A single window of Vicingaceae bacterium DNA harbors:
- the rpmA gene encoding 50S ribosomal protein L27 — MAHKKGLGSTKNGRESESKRLGVKIFGGQKCIAGNIIVRQRGTKYHPGLNVGMGKDHTLFALVDGVVHFKKGKNDKNIVNVLPN; from the coding sequence ATGGCACACAAGAAAGGTTTAGGAAGTACTAAAAACGGTCGTGAATCAGAATCCAAGCGCTTAGGCGTGAAAATATTCGGTGGTCAAAAATGTATCGCCGGTAACATCATCGTAAGGCAAAGAGGTACAAAATACCATCCCGGACTAAACGTGGGTATGGGTAAGGATCATACTTTGTTTGCCCTGGTCGATGGCGTAGTTCATTTCAAAAAAGGCAAAAACGACAAAAACATTGTTAACGTGTTGCCCAACTAA